One window of the Canis aureus isolate CA01 chromosome 1, VMU_Caureus_v.1.0, whole genome shotgun sequence genome contains the following:
- the NAPSA gene encoding napsin-A gives MLPLALLLPLLPLPLIVEPARASLIRIPLRRVYPGLKTLNSLRGWGKPTVPPSLGVPSSGDNPVFVPLSNYMNVQYYGEIGLGTPPQNFSVIFDTGSSNLWVPSIRCHFFSLPCWFHHRYNSKASSSFQPNGTKFAIQYGTGRLDGILSEDKLTIGGVKSASVIFGEALWEPSLVFTLAHFDGILGLGFPILAVGGVQPPLDLLVDQGLLDKPVFSFYLNRDPEAVDGGELVLGGSDPAHYIPPLTFLPVTVPAYWQIHMERVKVGTGLILCAQGCAAILDTGTSLITGPTEEIQALNAAIGGFSLLLGEYLIQCSEIPTLPPISFLLGGVWFNLTAQDYVIQIARGGVRLCLSGFQALDIPPPTGPLWILGDVFLGAHVAVFDRGNLTGGARVGLARASPLRAGPQGGGSAQAQFSGWRPG, from the exons ATGTTGCCGCTAgcgctgctgctgccgctgctgccacTGCCGCTGATCGTGGAGCCTGCCCGGGCCTCGCTGATCCG GATTCCTCTCCGCCGAGTCTACCCTGGACTCAAGACCCTGAACTCACTGAGGGGATGGGGGAAGCCAACGGTGCCCCCCAGTTTGGGGGTACCATCCTCTGGGGATAACCCTGTCTTTGTACCTCTCTCTAACTACATGAAT GTCCAGTATTATGGGGAAATTGGACTGGGAACACCCCCGCAAAACTTCTCTGTCATCTTTGACACTGGCTCCTCCAATCTCTGGGTCCCATCCATAAGATGCCACTTCTTCAGTCTGCCCTGCT GGTTCCACCACCGCTACAACTCCAAAGCTTCCAGCTCATTCCAACCCAATGGGACCAAGTTTGCCATTCAATATGGAACTGGGAGGCTAGATGGCATCCTGAGTGAGGACAAGCTGACT ATTGGAGGAGTTAAGAGTGCATCAGTGATTTTTGGAGAGGCGCTGTGGGAGCCCAGCCTGGTCTTCACTTTAGCCCACTTCGATGGAAtactgggcctcggtttccccattcTGGCTGTGGGAGGAGTTCAGCCCCCGCTGGATTTACTGGTGGACCAGGGGCTACTGGATAAGCCTGTCTTCTCCTTCTATCTCAACAG GGATCCTGAAGCAGTGGATGGAGGAGAGCTGGTCCTGGGTGGCTCCGATCCAGCTCACTATATCCCACCCCTCACTTTCTTGCCAGTCACGGTCCCTGCCTACTGGCAGATCCACATGGAGCG TGTGAAGGTGGGCACTGGGCTGATTCTTTGTGCCCAGGGCTGTGCTGCCATCCTGGACACAGGTACATCCCTCATCACAGGACCCACTGAAGAGATCCAGGCCCTGAATGCAGCCATTGGAGGATTCTCCTTGCTGTTGGGGGAG TACCTCATCCAGTGCTCAGAAATCCCAACGCTCCCTCCAATCTCCTTCCTCCTTGGGGGGGTCTGGTTTAACCTCACGGCCCAGGACTATGTCATCCAG ATTGCTCGGGGTGGTGTCCGCCTCTGCTTGTCTGGCTTCCAGGCCCTGGACATACCTCCGCCCACAGGGCCCCTCTGGATTCTCGGCGATGTCTTCTTGGGGGCCCACGTTGCAGTCTTCGACCGCGGAAACCTAACAGGCGGTGCCCGAGTGGGGTTGGCGCGCGCCAGCCCTCTACGAGCCGGACCACAAGGGGGTGGGTCCGCGCAGGCGCAGTTCTCCGGCTGGCGCCCAGGCTAG